A genomic stretch from Dehalococcoidales bacterium includes:
- a CDS encoding PKD domain-containing protein codes for MTGCTSQPPTPAHLPPPPLAFFTVDVESGTAPLTVTFSNASVGPATSLEWDLGNGTTSTEKNPDYVYTVAGSYTVQLTVRGPGGIDTVTRRDLITVQPGPPASLEIAPSSATLAVQEATQFTAVARDEFGNVVPSTVTWGIAGEGGSITHGGLFTADATVGTFAHTVTASLGAVSGGLVATASVTVGLGPVTSVVVGPAKVTLGIGVTQVFSFGVFDDGGNEISHALGSWSVSPDTGYISPDGHFTAGTNAGSHAGAVQCSVVNGTHRASATADVSILPDPLVTVDVQPSDIVVDRDTEQQFTAVGLDRHGNEIPDLVFLWEATGGSIDQTGILTAVGQSGIFEVRASVTHNGETCTGSAAFGIPLDYSGFPPVVWDFTMGLQGWTTTVVGVWEGEVEVRDLRSNLIGLLFESIGSNPIILSPPVTYPHGGSLRITIRMKTDASPPGTGKFYLGREGLSFSSGDYYAGSFDVNPDGDWHEYEVVVPSWGRTRTFLRLDPVTSTGRVGIAWIKVEPFFSLEPD; via the coding sequence ATGACCGGGTGTACCTCACAACCCCCAACACCCGCTCACCTACCGCCACCGCCGTTGGCCTTTTTTACAGTTGACGTGGAGTCTGGCACCGCGCCCTTGACTGTCACGTTCAGTAACGCCTCTGTCGGACCGGCTACCTCATTAGAGTGGGACTTGGGTAATGGCACAACCAGCACAGAGAAGAATCCAGATTACGTCTACACTGTCGCAGGAAGCTACACTGTTCAGCTTACGGTTCGCGGCCCAGGCGGTATCGACACCGTTACCAGGCGTGATCTCATCACAGTGCAGCCGGGCCCGCCCGCTAGCCTGGAGATCGCTCCATCCAGCGCGACGCTAGCCGTTCAGGAGGCCACGCAGTTCACAGCCGTCGCCAGAGACGAGTTCGGCAATGTTGTGCCCAGTACAGTGACCTGGGGGATTGCCGGAGAAGGTGGCTCCATAACCCACGGAGGTCTGTTCACGGCGGATGCGACGGTGGGAACGTTCGCCCACACTGTAACTGCCTCTCTGGGAGCTGTTTCAGGTGGGCTTGTGGCCACTGCTTCTGTGACCGTAGGGCTGGGGCCTGTGACCAGCGTCGTGGTGGGACCTGCTAAGGTCACGCTGGGAATAGGCGTCACGCAGGTATTCAGCTTCGGAGTCTTCGACGACGGCGGGAACGAAATCTCACATGCTCTAGGCTCATGGAGCGTGTCGCCCGACACGGGCTACATCAGTCCGGACGGACATTTCACGGCGGGAACGAACGCGGGGTCGCATGCGGGCGCGGTCCAATGCAGTGTCGTGAATGGAACACACAGGGCTTCGGCGACGGCGGACGTGTCTATCTTGCCTGACCCTTTAGTCACCGTTGACGTTCAGCCGTCCGACATTGTCGTGGACAGGGACACTGAGCAGCAATTCACCGCCGTAGGCCTGGATCGGCACGGCAATGAGATCCCTGATCTTGTGTTCCTCTGGGAAGCTACCGGGGGGAGTATCGACCAGACCGGGATTCTCACCGCCGTTGGGCAGAGTGGAATATTCGAGGTCAGAGCATCAGTGACTCACAATGGCGAAACCTGTACCGGATCAGCAGCATTCGGGATTCCGCTGGACTACTCTGGATTCCCCCCAGTTGTCTGGGACTTCACCATGGGCCTGCAGGGCTGGACGACAACGGTAGTAGGGGTTTGGGAGGGCGAAGTAGAGGTCAGAGACCTCAGATCCAATTTAATTGGCCTTCTGTTCGAGAGTATCGGCTCGAATCCCATAATCTTAAGCCCACCGGTGACCTACCCTCATGGCGGAAGCCTCCGGATCACAATCCGCATGAAGACCGACGCTTCTCCCCCTGGCACTGGGAAATTCTACCTCGGACGAGAAGGGTTATCTTTTTCTTCCGGGGACTATTATGCTGGGAGCTTCGATGTCAACCCAGACGGCGATTGGCATGAGTACGAGGTGGTGGTCCCCTCATGGGGGCGAACCAGGACATTTCTTAGGCTCGATCCGGTCACATCCACCGGCCGCGTCGGGATAGCCTGGATCAAGGTCGAGCCGTTCTTCTCCCTCGAACCCGATTAG